The window CGCGTTGAACTAGCACCTTGAGTTTTCAATTCTGCTGTCACCATCGAGTGTGTCCTCTAAGAGTAGGGAAAAGGGCTGATGATTCAAATCTGTTGCTGTCTAGAGGGACGTTATATCGCTAAACCAAGTAGGCTTCCTGATGCGTGCGAATCGTGCAGTCAGAGCGGGGATAGGCAACACAAAGGAGAACAAAGCCTTTAGCAATTTGCTCTTCGTCGAGAAATACTTGTTCTGATTGATCCAAGTTACCTTCGACCACTTTGCCCACACAACTAGAGCAAGACCCAGATTGGCAAGAGAACGGTAATTCCAATCCCTGCGCCTCAGCCGCATTCAGAATCGTCGTCGTGTCTTCAACGGGAAACGTAATGTCGATCTCTCGTTTTTTATTGATGAGATGTACTTGATAGGTCGCCATAATTATGTCCTCGAAAATCAAATTAGGTTAGTGTTTAATCCTGTGGGATCACTTAGCTGCACGGTACAGCCGCAGGGGTGCAGTTGCCAGACTGGAAAGACTTGCCACAGCCACAGGTATCGGTTGCATTAGGATTGCTAAACTTAAAGCCACTTTCCATCAGTCCTTCAAGAAAATCAATCACAACGCCTTGCAGTAGGGGCGCACTTTTGGGATCGATGTAAACTCGAACTTTGCCTTGCTGTTCGATGACGTCATCTGGTTGAGGTGCATTGGCAATATCAATGGTGTATTCATAGCCATTGCAGCCGCCATCATTGACTCCAACCCGAATTCCTTTTTCGGGCGAAGGGTTTGCACTGCCCTGTAAGAAAGCACGGAGTCGAAATTCTGCTTTTTCAGTAAGGGTAACGGTCATTGGTGTTTCTCCTTATGCTTGATGGAATGTTGAGTGAATCGAGAATGCTTCAGCTAATTGTGGGGATGGAGACAGGTCGATCGGGCAACGCATTGCCGAGAGCAGTGAGATAGTCCGGTGCTAGTATTCCAAATCGTCTATGTGGGTGCGGCTGATGGTTTGGGCAAAGAGGGTGAGCATGAGCGCTATGAATGAGACCAGCATTGTTCCTCCTTGGCTGCACCTGCTAAGCGTTGGCTTTTCTCACTGCATACGGGACAGTTGGGATCGTGGTAAGGATGACGTTTGGCAAACTCAGCGTGGCTTAAATCCATCGTCAGCAACTGAGACAGCAATGGCGTTCCTAACCCGGTGATGAGTTTGATGGCTTCCAAGGCAGTGAGGCACGCCAGTGTCCCTGAAACTGCCCCTAGTACGCCAAAACCGCGCTTGTCCCAATCGGGCTTTTCGGGGAAGATGCAGGCAAGACAGGGCGTTAAACCTGGAACGATCGTGGTCAGGTATGCTTCCATATCGTTCATCGCTGCCTCCACCATCGGTTTGCCCCAACGCACGCAGGCAACATTCAACAAATCTCGCTCGGTGAAGTTGTGGGCACAGTCCAATACAATGTCCGCACATTGCACTAGGGCATCCACATTCTCAGGAGTCAC of the Neosynechococcus sphagnicola sy1 genome contains:
- a CDS encoding 2Fe-2S iron-sulfur cluster-binding protein; amino-acid sequence: MATYQVHLINKKREIDITFPVEDTTTILNAAEAQGLELPFSCQSGSCSSCVGKVVEGNLDQSEQVFLDEEQIAKGFVLLCVAYPRSDCTIRTHQEAYLV
- a CDS encoding HesB/IscA family protein, with the translated sequence MTVTLTEKAEFRLRAFLQGSANPSPEKGIRVGVNDGGCNGYEYTIDIANAPQPDDVIEQQGKVRVYIDPKSAPLLQGVVIDFLEGLMESGFKFSNPNATDTCGCGKSFQSGNCTPAAVPCS
- a CDS encoding HesA/MoeB/ThiF family protein; protein product: MQTLTPIELERYRRQIMLPGFGEESQQRLKDATVLVTGVGGLGATAALYLAVAGVGRLILLRGGELRLDDMNRQILMTHDWVGKPRVLKAKTTLEAINPDVQINAICEYVTPENVDALVQCADIVLDCAHNFTERDLLNVACVRWGKPMVEAAMNDMEAYLTTIVPGLTPCLACIFPEKPDWDKRGFGVLGAVSGTLACLTALEAIKLITGLGTPLLSQLLTMDLSHAEFAKRHPYHDPNCPVCSEKSQRLAGAAKEEQCWSHS